The Phycisphaerae bacterium genome contains a region encoding:
- a CDS encoding integration host factor subunit beta, whose amino-acid sequence MATITKKELIDRISEKTQAKRVLVKRITQALLDEIIAELCKSNRLEFRDFGVFETRIRAARVAQNPKTLERVKVPSKKTVKFKMGRLMRENLYAPGSKSTDKK is encoded by the coding sequence ATTACAAAGAAAGAACTCATCGACCGAATCTCAGAAAAAACGCAGGCCAAAAGGGTCTTGGTCAAACGCATAACTCAGGCTCTCCTCGACGAGATAATAGCCGAGTTGTGTAAAAGTAACCGCTTGGAGTTCCGCGACTTCGGCGTCTTCGAGACCAGGATAAGGGCCGCAAGGGTTGCGCAGAATCCCAAGACCCTCGAAAGGGTCAAGGTCCCTTCAAAGAAAACCGTTAAGTTTAAAATGGGCCGATTGATGAGGGAGAATCTTTATGCGCCCGGTTCAAAATCAAC